One window of Aliarcobacter lanthieri genomic DNA carries:
- a CDS encoding OadG family protein, which produces MESLIQAITSFFIVMGVVSTILLIVGFILKAKGVSFVEFFPEKEKLEIPAPNIIYNTITNPSISNSSIDAKKVAAIMAAIEHHNKVKG; this is translated from the coding sequence GTGGAAAGTCTAATTCAAGCTATTACTAGCTTTTTTATAGTAATGGGTGTAGTTTCTACAATTTTACTAATTGTTGGATTTATTCTGAAAGCAAAAGGGGTATCTTTTGTTGAGTTTTTCCCTGAGAAAGAAAAACTAGAGATACCTGCTCCTAATATCATATATAATACTATTACAAACCCTAGTATTTCAAATAGTTCAATAGATGCAAAAAAAGTAGCTGCTATAATGGCAGCAATTGAGCATCATAACAAAGTTAAAGGATAG
- a CDS encoding AraC family transcriptional regulator has translation MKKETLEKRTKIANDIMYYIYTHIDTNIDIEELSIDLGVSKFHMHRIFKEIFGRNIYESIKSIRLQKASNLLLTNKYSTISNIVNSCGYSSQSSFIKIFKDRFGMSPKEWKNGGYKDYSNKIISTSRFAMQSTADFHNIVPTIVKRPFIESYYIRNQGYNRNIEATWQKLQTWVLTNNITSYKRAALFHDNPTITPLSDCQYIACIIVDDDENVQSDRLPKFKIAEGVYAKFDLKGRSEDLLPFIQWVYHEWLPQSEYETTTKPSYAIYDKLDFSDGHNEFEFSFYVSINF, from the coding sequence ATGAAAAAAGAGACCTTAGAAAAAAGAACAAAAATTGCAAATGATATAATGTATTATATTTATACACATATCGATACAAACATTGATATAGAAGAATTAAGTATAGATTTGGGTGTTAGTAAATTTCATATGCATAGGATATTTAAAGAAATTTTTGGAAGAAATATTTATGAAAGTATAAAATCAATAAGGCTACAAAAAGCTTCAAATTTACTTTTAACAAATAAATATTCAACTATCTCAAATATTGTAAATTCTTGTGGTTACTCTTCACAGTCATCATTTATAAAAATATTTAAAGATAGATTTGGAATGAGTCCAAAAGAGTGGAAAAATGGTGGATATAAGGATTACTCAAATAAAATTATTAGCACATCAAGATTTGCTATGCAATCAACAGCAGATTTTCATAATATTGTACCAACAATAGTAAAACGACCTTTTATAGAGAGTTATTATATTAGGAATCAAGGATATAATAGAAATATAGAAGCAACATGGCAAAAATTACAAACTTGGGTTTTGACAAATAATATAACTTCTTATAAAAGAGCTGCACTTTTTCATGATAATCCTACTATTACACCACTTAGTGATTGTCAATATATTGCTTGTATTATTGTAGATGATGATGAAAATGTTCAAAGTGATAGGTTACCAAAATTTAAGATAGCTGAAGGTGTATATGCAAAGTTTGATTTGAAAGGAAGATCTGAAGATTTATTACCTTTTATTCAATGGGTTTATCATGAGTGGTTACCTCAAAGTGAATATGAAACAACTACAAAACCATCTTATGCTATATATGATAAACTAGATTTTAGTGATGGACATAATGAATTTGAATTTAGTTTTTATGTATCAATAAATTTTTAG
- a CDS encoding gamma-glutamylcyclotransferase family protein — MKESLFVYGTLMPNCPNAYVLENIVGKFVPATVKGKLIDAGWSASMGYPGIRLEMGDDTIHGFLFYSDNLINNWENLDIFEGEEFIRTPIIVERYDEVEIETYIYTLKDEIMEMYEDKI; from the coding sequence TTGAAAGAATCACTTTTTGTTTATGGGACACTTATGCCAAACTGTCCAAATGCTTATGTTTTAGAAAATATTGTAGGAAAATTTGTTCCTGCCACTGTCAAAGGGAAGTTGATAGATGCTGGTTGGAGTGCTAGTATGGGTTATCCAGGTATTAGGCTTGAAATGGGAGATGATACTATTCATGGGTTTTTATTTTATTCTGATAATTTGATAAATAATTGGGAGAATCTTGATATTTTTGAAGGAGAAGAGTTTATTAGAACTCCTATAATTGTAGAAAGATATGATGAAGTAGAGATAGAAACATATATTTATACATTAAAAGATGAAATAATGGAAATGTATGAAGATAAAATATGA
- a CDS encoding MFS transporter encodes MTNSQNKTIWILIISSSLILAITMGVRQSLGLFIAPINSSTSLDIVSISLALAIGQLIWGVVQPVFGAVADKKGSFGVLVFGALLMFFGLVLTPFISSEFSLILTLGFLVAAGAGAGSFSILIGATAKNLPSDKRSFAGGFINAGGSFGQFIFAPITQAIINGFGWIYSMLALAFSTLLTIPLAKFLTNQEKKKKVNTVQENDTRLKQQLIVALKDRSYIYLHLGFFTCGFHVAFLVTHLPHEVALCGHSANVSAYSLALIGLFNIFGSLYAGYLGTKYKMKYILFFIYTSRALMIITYLLSPKTELTFYIFSIAIGFTWLATVPPTAGIVGKLFGTKYLATLFGLTLLSHQIGGFFGAYLGGLFINNYGNFTFMWYLDIALALFAGLINLPIKEKYIKI; translated from the coding sequence ATGACAAACTCTCAAAATAAAACAATTTGGATTTTAATTATATCTTCATCACTTATTTTAGCAATTACTATGGGAGTTAGACAAAGCTTAGGGCTTTTTATTGCACCAATTAACTCTTCAACTTCGCTTGATATTGTATCTATAAGTTTAGCTCTTGCTATTGGGCAACTTATTTGGGGAGTAGTTCAACCAGTTTTTGGAGCAGTTGCAGATAAAAAAGGCTCTTTTGGAGTTTTAGTTTTTGGTGCATTACTAATGTTTTTTGGTTTAGTTCTAACTCCTTTTATATCTTCAGAATTTTCACTAATTCTTACTTTAGGATTTTTGGTAGCAGCAGGTGCTGGTGCAGGAAGTTTCTCAATACTTATAGGAGCAACAGCAAAAAATCTCCCAAGCGATAAACGCTCTTTTGCAGGAGGTTTTATAAATGCAGGAGGTTCATTTGGACAATTTATTTTTGCTCCTATTACCCAAGCTATTATAAATGGTTTTGGTTGGATTTACTCTATGTTAGCTCTTGCTTTTTCTACACTATTAACAATTCCTTTGGCAAAATTTTTGACAAATCAAGAAAAAAAAAAGAAAGTAAACACTGTACAAGAAAATGATACAAGACTTAAACAGCAGTTAATAGTAGCTTTAAAAGATAGAAGTTATATCTATTTGCATTTAGGTTTTTTTACTTGTGGTTTTCATGTTGCTTTTTTGGTTACTCATCTACCACATGAAGTAGCTCTTTGTGGACATAGTGCGAATGTTTCAGCTTACTCGTTAGCTTTAATTGGACTTTTTAATATATTTGGAAGTTTATATGCTGGCTATTTAGGTACAAAATATAAAATGAAATATATTTTATTCTTTATATATACAAGTAGAGCTTTGATGATTATTACATATTTGCTCTCACCTAAAACTGAACTAACCTTTTATATTTTTTCTATTGCTATTGGTTTTACTTGGCTTGCAACTGTTCCACCAACAGCTGGAATTGTAGGAAAACTTTTTGGTACAAAATATTTAGCAACTCTTTTTGGATTAACTTTATTATCTCATCAAATTGGTGGATTTTTTGGTGCATATTTAGGTGGATTATTTATAAACAATTATGGTAATTTTACTTTTATGTGGTACTTAGATATAGCTTTAGCATTATTTGCTGGACTTATTAATTTACCTATAAAAGAAAAGTATATAAAAATATAA
- a CDS encoding arsenic transporter → MILSISIFIITLLFIIIQPKNIQIGTSAIIGAIVALVFGVVNFNDVLDVTNIVWDATLAFIGIVILSLVLDEIGFFEWCALKMAKFSNGSGLKMFIYSILLGALVSALFANDGAALILTPILLAKMQILQLSNKTIIAFLLAGGFISDSASLLFVFSNLTNIVTANYFNIGFVEYFFNMIIPFIVSVFISILVLWLVLRKDIPKKVDIRLLKEPKSVIKNIKLFYFSWIFLLFLLSSYVLSDSYNIPISFFALGGAIIFLIIASFSKSVEPKKIIKEAPWQIVWFSIGLYIVVYGLKNAGLTDELAKILHYLALKGDTIAVVGTGFIAAFLSAFMNNLPTIMIMDIALKDIGNSAMIYANIIGCNLGPKMTPFGSLATLLWLYVLTKKGVKISFLQYSKFGFLVTIPVLFIVLLSL, encoded by the coding sequence ATGATTTTATCAATCTCTATATTCATAATAACTCTTTTATTTATAATAATCCAACCAAAAAATATTCAAATAGGAACAAGTGCGATTATTGGAGCAATTGTTGCTTTAGTCTTTGGGGTTGTAAATTTCAATGATGTTCTAGATGTTACAAATATAGTTTGGGATGCAACTTTAGCTTTCATTGGAATAGTTATACTATCTTTGGTTTTAGATGAGATAGGATTTTTTGAGTGGTGTGCTTTGAAAATGGCAAAGTTTTCAAATGGAAGTGGACTAAAAATGTTCATCTACTCTATTTTACTTGGTGCTTTGGTTTCAGCTCTTTTTGCAAATGATGGAGCAGCACTTATTTTAACTCCAATTTTACTAGCAAAAATGCAAATTTTACAATTAAGCAACAAAACTATAATAGCTTTTTTACTTGCAGGTGGGTTTATAAGTGATAGTGCATCGCTTCTTTTTGTATTTTCAAATCTTACAAATATAGTAACTGCAAACTACTTTAATATAGGCTTTGTTGAGTATTTTTTTAATATGATTATTCCATTTATTGTAAGTGTTTTTATTTCAATTTTAGTTTTATGGTTAGTTTTAAGAAAAGATATTCCGAAAAAAGTTGACATTAGACTTTTAAAAGAGCCAAAAAGTGTAATAAAAAATATAAAACTTTTCTATTTTTCATGGATCTTTTTACTATTTTTACTAAGTTCCTATGTTTTAAGTGATAGTTATAATATTCCTATCTCATTTTTTGCTTTAGGTGGAGCAATAATATTTTTAATAATAGCAAGTTTTTCAAAATCTGTAGAGCCAAAAAAGATAATAAAAGAAGCACCTTGGCAAATTGTTTGGTTTAGTATAGGGCTTTATATTGTTGTTTATGGACTAAAAAATGCTGGATTAACAGATGAACTAGCAAAAATATTGCACTATTTAGCACTAAAAGGTGATACTATTGCAGTTGTAGGAACAGGATTTATAGCAGCATTTTTAAGTGCTTTTATGAATAATTTACCAACTATTATGATTATGGATATAGCATTAAAAGATATTGGAAATAGTGCTATGATTTATGCAAATATTATTGGTTGTAATCTAGGACCAAAAATGACACCATTTGGAAGTTTAGCGACACTTCTTTGGCTTTATGTTTTAACTAAAAAAGGGGTGAAAATAAGTTTCTTACAATATAGTAAATTTGGATTCTTAGTTACAATTCCAGTATTATTTATTGTATTACTTAGTTTATAA
- the tkt gene encoding transketolase: MSKQLLQKQADTIRFLAADMVQRANSGHPGAPMGLADIATVLSKHLNINPADEKWLNRDRLVFSGGHATGLVYSLLHLWGFDVSINDMKNFRQSGSKTPGHPEYGHTHGIEITTGPLGQGIANAVGFAMAGVYAQNILSKDVINHKVYCLCGDGDLQEGISYEACATAGHLKLDNLVIIYDSNSITIEGDTSIAWSENVKKRFQAIDFEVIEIDGHNFDQIDKALTQAKTAKTPVLIIAKTVIAKGAVTLEGSHHSHGAPLGVEEIKQAKIKAGFNPDEEFAVSADVKGAFDKLIVGSTLQNSWNESLSKETRSKIDELQNPQFDSIVYPTFEEGSSVATRDSNHKILNAIAASIPSFLGGSADLAPSNKTELKDLGDFPNGRNIHFGIKEHAMAAITNAMNLYGLFRVYSATFFVFSDYLKPSARIAALAGIPQHFIWTHDSIGVGEDGPTHQPIEHLSQFRALPNFYTFRPADATENIESWKIALKMRAPTAFVCSRQGLKVLKDEKAYGNVVNGGYLLKQRDNANITIMASGSEVTLALQTACNLEEEGIIANVVSVPCFDLLLEQDKEYIEKIICKNTRVYAVEAARALEYYKYADVVFGMDTFGASGPASELFEEFGFTVDKLKEKIVTDFKNSK, translated from the coding sequence ATGTCAAAACAACTACTACAAAAACAAGCAGATACAATTAGATTTTTAGCTGCAGATATGGTACAAAGAGCAAATTCTGGACATCCTGGTGCTCCCATGGGATTAGCAGATATTGCAACAGTTTTAAGTAAACATTTAAATATAAATCCAGCAGATGAAAAATGGCTAAATAGAGATAGATTAGTTTTTTCAGGAGGACATGCTACTGGGTTGGTTTATTCTTTATTACATTTATGGGGATTTGATGTATCTATAAATGATATGAAAAATTTTAGACAATCTGGTTCAAAAACACCAGGTCATCCAGAATACGGACATACTCATGGAATAGAGATAACAACTGGTCCTTTAGGACAAGGTATAGCGAATGCTGTTGGTTTTGCAATGGCTGGAGTTTATGCACAAAATATTTTAAGTAAAGATGTAATAAATCATAAAGTTTATTGCCTTTGTGGAGATGGAGACTTACAAGAAGGTATATCTTATGAAGCATGTGCAACTGCTGGACATTTAAAATTGGATAACCTTGTTATTATTTATGATTCAAATTCTATAACTATTGAAGGTGATACTAGTATCGCTTGGAGTGAAAATGTAAAGAAAAGATTTCAAGCTATTGATTTTGAAGTGATAGAAATAGATGGACATAATTTTGATCAAATTGATAAAGCTTTAACTCAAGCAAAAACTGCAAAAACTCCGGTTTTAATTATTGCAAAAACTGTTATAGCAAAAGGTGCAGTTACATTAGAAGGAAGTCATCATTCTCATGGTGCTCCATTAGGAGTTGAAGAGATAAAACAAGCAAAAATTAAAGCTGGATTTAATCCTGATGAAGAATTTGCAGTAAGTGCAGATGTAAAAGGAGCTTTTGATAAATTAATTGTTGGTTCAACTTTACAAAATAGTTGGAATGAAAGTTTATCTAAAGAGACAAGATCAAAAATAGATGAATTACAAAATCCACAATTTGATAGTATTGTTTATCCAACTTTTGAAGAAGGAAGTAGTGTAGCTACAAGAGATTCAAACCATAAAATTTTAAATGCAATAGCTGCATCTATTCCTAGTTTTTTAGGTGGAAGTGCAGATTTAGCACCATCAAATAAAACAGAATTAAAAGATCTAGGTGATTTTCCAAATGGAAGAAATATACATTTTGGTATCAAAGAACATGCAATGGCAGCTATTACAAATGCTATGAATTTATATGGTTTATTTAGAGTTTATAGTGCTACATTTTTTGTATTCAGTGATTATTTAAAACCAAGTGCTAGAATTGCAGCGCTTGCAGGTATTCCTCAACATTTTATTTGGACACATGATAGTATTGGAGTTGGAGAAGATGGACCAACTCACCAACCAATAGAGCATTTAAGTCAATTTAGGGCGTTACCAAATTTTTATACATTTAGACCAGCAGATGCAACAGAGAATATTGAATCTTGGAAAATAGCTTTAAAAATGAGAGCTCCTACGGCATTTGTTTGTTCAAGACAAGGTTTAAAAGTTTTAAAAGATGAAAAAGCTTATGGAAATGTAGTAAATGGTGGATATCTTTTAAAACAAAGAGATAATGCAAATATTACAATTATGGCAAGTGGTAGTGAAGTAACCTTAGCTTTACAAACTGCTTGTAATCTTGAAGAAGAAGGAATAATTGCAAATGTCGTATCTGTTCCTTGCTTTGATTTACTTTTAGAACAAGATAAAGAATATATAGAAAAAATCATATGTAAAAATACAAGAGTTTATGCAGTTGAAGCAGCGCGTGCACTTGAATATTACAAATATGCTGATGTTGTATTTGGAATGGATACATTTGGAGCTAGTGGACCAGCTTCTGAACTTTTTGAAGAGTTTGGATTTACAGTTGATAAACTAAAAGAAAAAATTGTAACTGATTTTAAAAACTCAAAATAA
- a CDS encoding HAMP domain-containing methyl-accepting chemotaxis protein — translation MSVKRRLQILSLVFILGLIVIGLVSFNSARSISNDLDSIASERIPALLSLSDLNTERMSIRSQTLDVLTLDYNSNNKDRLIEIANQRKNSWETIDKNWAVFQSIPRNTEAGKKAAASLQKAYEDWRTIYITLDGIIAKLTSNTNLETQLELYKEYEAVVEKMIPISNNFGKLMSEQKNRTFNFSLEMVSDSTKKANSSVIQIAIIFIIVTIVGMIFTILTINMINNSLKKVRDGVLGFFSFVNEDTKSATLINLNSNDEFGEIAKVINTNIEKTQISILKDDEFIQNVEEFIKELSNGNMIAKIEKEPDTTNLKTLKVLLVNLQNYLEHTIARDINVLLRVIDSFKQHNFTDRFPNPYAKVSVAMNELGNIISELLKQSYSTGLMLQNSSNELLDNVNTLNQSSNAAAASLEETAAALEEITSTVVSNSNNVSQMARYSKEVSDSAKKGQNLANQTTTAMDEINNQVNLINEAISVIDNIAFQTNILSLNAAVEAATAGEAGKGFAVVAQEVRNLAARSAEAAKQIKDIVESATSKANEGKDISFEMIKGYTELLENIEKQTQTINEIATASKEQEAGITQINDAVTGLDQQTQKNASIAADTKDIAIKADEIARKIVEESSSQEFIGKEEVENIYKSSSVQKKVEIKKTIKEVVSKPNKEIKQSSKEDEEWENF, via the coding sequence ATGTCTGTTAAAAGAAGATTACAAATTTTATCATTAGTTTTTATATTAGGATTAATAGTTATTGGATTAGTATCATTTAATAGTGCAAGAAGCATATCAAATGATTTAGATAGTATAGCAAGTGAAAGGATCCCTGCTTTATTAAGTTTATCAGATTTAAATACAGAAAGAATGTCTATTAGATCACAAACATTAGATGTTTTAACATTGGATTATAATAGTAACAATAAAGATAGACTGATTGAAATAGCAAATCAAAGAAAGAATAGTTGGGAAACAATAGACAAAAATTGGGCTGTTTTTCAAAGTATCCCTAGAAATACTGAAGCAGGTAAAAAAGCTGCAGCTTCACTTCAAAAAGCTTATGAAGATTGGAGAACAATCTATATTACGCTAGATGGTATAATTGCAAAATTAACTTCAAATACAAATTTAGAGACTCAACTAGAATTATATAAAGAGTATGAAGCTGTTGTAGAAAAAATGATTCCTATATCAAATAATTTTGGAAAACTTATGTCAGAACAAAAGAATAGAACATTTAACTTTTCATTAGAAATGGTTTCTGACTCTACTAAAAAAGCTAATAGCTCAGTTATACAAATTGCTATTATATTTATAATTGTAACTATTGTGGGGATGATTTTTACAATTTTAACTATAAATATGATAAATAACTCTTTAAAAAAAGTAAGAGATGGAGTTCTTGGTTTCTTTTCATTTGTAAATGAAGATACAAAATCAGCAACTTTAATTAATTTAAATAGTAATGATGAATTTGGTGAAATTGCTAAAGTTATTAATACTAATATAGAAAAAACTCAAATTTCAATTTTAAAAGATGATGAATTTATTCAAAATGTTGAAGAGTTTATAAAAGAGTTATCAAATGGGAATATGATAGCTAAAATTGAAAAAGAACCTGATACTACAAATTTAAAAACATTAAAAGTTTTATTAGTAAATCTTCAAAACTATTTAGAACATACAATAGCAAGAGATATAAACGTACTTTTAAGAGTTATTGATAGCTTTAAACAACATAATTTTACAGATAGATTTCCAAATCCATATGCAAAGGTATCTGTTGCTATGAATGAATTAGGAAATATTATTTCAGAGCTTTTAAAACAATCATATTCAACTGGATTAATGCTTCAAAATAGTTCAAATGAGTTATTAGATAATGTAAATACTTTAAACCAAAGTTCAAATGCAGCTGCAGCTAGTTTAGAAGAAACAGCTGCTGCTTTAGAAGAAATCACTTCAACTGTTGTAAGTAATTCAAACAATGTATCACAAATGGCAAGATACTCAAAAGAAGTTAGTGATTCAGCTAAAAAAGGTCAAAATTTGGCAAATCAAACAACGACTGCAATGGATGAAATAAATAATCAAGTAAATCTAATAAATGAAGCAATATCTGTAATAGATAATATAGCATTCCAAACAAATATACTTTCATTAAATGCAGCTGTAGAAGCAGCAACAGCAGGAGAAGCAGGAAAAGGTTTCGCAGTTGTAGCACAAGAAGTAAGAAATCTAGCAGCAAGAAGTGCAGAAGCAGCAAAACAAATAAAAGATATTGTTGAAAGTGCTACTTCAAAAGCGAATGAAGGAAAAGATATCAGTTTTGAAATGATAAAAGGATATACAGAACTCTTAGAAAATATTGAAAAGCAAACTCAAACAATCAATGAAATAGCAACAGCTTCAAAAGAGCAAGAAGCTGGAATAACTCAAATAAATGATGCTGTAACTGGACTTGATCAACAAACACAAAAAAATGCTAGTATTGCAGCGGATACAAAAGATATAGCAATAAAAGCTGATGAAATTGCTAGAAAAATAGTTGAAGAGTCTTCTTCTCAAGAATTTATAGGGAAAGAAGAAGTTGAAAATATTTATAAAAGCTCTTCAGTTCAAAAAAAAGTAGAAATAAAAAAAACAATTAAAGAAGTTGTTTCAAAGCCTAATAAAGAAATAAAACAATCATCAAAAGAAGATGAAGAATGGGAGAATTTTTAA
- a CDS encoding biotin/lipoyl-containing protein — MAKKYIDIMDTTFRDGFQSVFGGRVLMNDFFPAVEAAKEAGITHFEFGGGARFQSLFFYLQENAFDMMDRFRQIVGPDANLQTLARGINTVMLDTGSRELIDLHAKLFAKHGTTTIRNFDALNDVQNLEYSAQCIKNHGLKHEVVVTLMDLPPNCTGAHDVPFYEKTLRDILNSGLPFDSICFKDASGTSSPQKVYDTIKMARKLLGDKIHIRLHTHETAGVSVACYLAALDAGADGIDLAASPVSGGTSQPDILTLLHATKGMNYDLGGLQIDKILQYEEVLADCLKDYFLPPEATQVSPLIPFSPMPGGALTANTQMMRDNGTLDKFPDVIKAMQEVVIKGGFGTSVTPVSQFYWQQAYANVMFGPWKQIAPGYGRMVLGYFGKTPVPADKDIIKLASEKLKLEPTTKNPLDLADADPKKKIDVWKQRLELEGIEATEENIFIAAACDEKGIAFLKGEAPLNVRKNETKNCTNKKGEKKMANGNYTVIVDGQRFNVTVADGIVDNIQVAQPVVQPQVVQQAVQATPVQQVPTKPVYNGTEVPAAVNGNVWKILVKEGDKVEKDQQIMILEAMKMEIDITAPVSGTITKILVEPSKAVEEGQTLAVIA, encoded by the coding sequence ATGGCTAAAAAATATATTGATATTATGGATACAACTTTTAGAGATGGTTTCCAATCAGTCTTTGGAGGAAGAGTATTAATGAATGACTTTTTTCCAGCTGTTGAAGCTGCAAAAGAGGCAGGAATAACTCACTTTGAATTTGGTGGAGGAGCAAGATTCCAAAGTTTATTCTTCTATTTACAAGAAAATGCATTTGATATGATGGATAGATTTAGGCAAATTGTTGGTCCAGATGCAAATTTACAAACTCTAGCTCGTGGAATCAATACTGTTATGCTAGATACAGGAAGCAGAGAATTGATAGACTTACATGCAAAACTTTTTGCAAAACATGGAACTACTACTATTAGAAATTTTGATGCTTTAAATGATGTTCAAAATTTAGAATATTCTGCACAATGTATCAAAAATCATGGTTTAAAACATGAAGTTGTTGTGACTTTGATGGACTTACCACCAAACTGTACTGGTGCTCATGATGTACCATTTTATGAAAAAACTCTAAGAGATATACTAAATAGTGGATTACCTTTTGATTCTATTTGTTTTAAAGATGCAAGTGGTACTTCAAGTCCTCAAAAAGTTTATGATACTATAAAAATGGCTAGAAAGCTTTTAGGTGATAAAATACATATTAGATTACACACTCATGAAACTGCTGGAGTTTCAGTTGCTTGTTATTTGGCAGCTTTAGATGCAGGTGCAGATGGTATTGATTTAGCAGCAAGCCCAGTTAGTGGAGGGACATCTCAACCTGATATTCTAACACTTCTTCATGCAACAAAAGGGATGAATTATGATTTAGGTGGTTTACAAATAGATAAAATCCTTCAATATGAAGAAGTTTTAGCTGATTGTTTAAAAGATTACTTCTTACCACCAGAAGCTACTCAAGTATCTCCACTTATTCCATTCTCTCCAATGCCTGGTGGTGCTTTAACTGCAAATACGCAGATGATGAGAGATAATGGAACTTTAGATAAATTCCCAGATGTAATAAAAGCTATGCAAGAAGTAGTTATAAAAGGTGGATTTGGAACAAGTGTTACACCTGTTTCACAATTTTATTGGCAACAAGCTTATGCAAATGTTATGTTTGGCCCATGGAAACAAATAGCACCTGGGTATGGAAGAATGGTTTTAGGTTACTTTGGTAAAACACCAGTTCCAGCGGATAAAGATATTATAAAATTAGCAAGTGAGAAGTTAAAACTTGAACCAACTACAAAGAATCCTTTAGATTTAGCAGATGCTGATCCAAAGAAAAAAATTGATGTTTGGAAACAAAGATTAGAACTAGAGGGAATAGAAGCAACAGAAGAAAATATTTTTATAGCTGCTGCTTGTGATGAAAAAGGTATTGCATTTTTAAAAGGTGAAGCCCCTTTAAATGTAAGAAAAAATGAAACTAAAAATTGTACTAATAAAAAAGGAGAAAAGAAAATGGCAAATGGGAATTACACAGTAATAGTAGATGGACAAAGATTTAATGTAACAGTAGCAGATGGAATAGTAGACAATATTCAAGTAGCACAGCCAGTAGTGCAACCTCAGGTTGTACAACAAGCAGTTCAAGCAACGCCAGTTCAACAAGTACCTACAAAACCAGTATATAATGGGACAGAAGTACCAGCAGCAGTAAATGGTAATGTATGGAAAATACTTGTAAAAGAAGGGGATAAAGTAGAAAAAGACCAACAAATAATGATCTTAGAAGCTATGAAAATGGAGATAGATATTACAGCACCAGTTTCAGGAACAATAACTAAAATTCTTGTTGAACCTTCTAAAGCAGTTGAAGAAGGTCAAACTCTAGCTGTTATTGCTTAA